The following are from one region of the Thermococcus sp. genome:
- a CDS encoding RsmB/NOP family class I SAM-dependent RNA methyltransferase, producing the protein MGKLKLSDRQLYALIEAIKLGEEVKPSQGAKRRAFARYKIDGWENSKLTGIFYSIQRRLGLIDEVIEELVGVSPLILDPWLRATLRVAIEVAVFRDPSERTRQHLKGLAQFLSRKTHPYVGYYYYDLLPRVLEYVPVIDTEEKRLKWDYLFPEWFIGKVRELVGDEAEDLLRALNETLPTSIRVNLLKSSVGEVEDYLMKKDVRFERSTRVETIIRILDPFNPEWLLNKGYAIAQEEAAAVASLVLSPKPGETVVDLAAAPGGKTSHMAELMNNEGKIYAFDVDKARIKRMNEVLRRTGVEIAETIRADGRRAPAMLGEEIADRVMLDAPCTSDGTIAKNPELRWRLREKNIPRVVKLQRKLIESAWRLLRPGGRMLYSTCSMFREENEGVVEWFLKGHPDARLVPLEGPYDGGFLPGTMRAWPHRHKTIGFFYALIEKGQ; encoded by the coding sequence TTGGGAAAGCTCAAGCTCAGCGACAGACAGCTCTACGCGCTCATAGAGGCAATCAAGCTCGGAGAAGAAGTTAAGCCGAGCCAGGGGGCGAAGAGAAGGGCCTTTGCCAGGTACAAAATCGACGGCTGGGAGAACTCCAAGCTGACGGGGATATTCTACTCCATCCAGCGGAGACTCGGGCTTATAGACGAGGTCATCGAGGAGCTTGTTGGGGTCTCCCCGCTGATACTCGATCCGTGGCTGAGGGCGACACTGAGGGTGGCCATCGAGGTGGCGGTCTTCCGCGACCCAAGCGAGAGGACGAGGCAGCACCTTAAAGGGCTCGCCCAGTTTCTGTCCAGGAAGACTCACCCCTACGTTGGTTATTACTACTACGACCTCCTGCCAAGGGTTCTCGAATACGTTCCGGTTATCGATACCGAGGAGAAGCGCCTCAAGTGGGACTACCTCTTTCCCGAGTGGTTCATAGGGAAGGTGAGGGAACTGGTAGGGGACGAGGCGGAAGACCTCCTGAGGGCGCTCAACGAGACCCTTCCGACGAGCATCAGGGTCAACCTCCTGAAGAGCAGCGTTGGGGAAGTTGAGGACTATCTGATGAAAAAGGACGTCCGCTTCGAGAGGAGCACGAGAGTGGAAACGATCATCAGGATTCTTGATCCGTTCAACCCGGAATGGCTCCTCAACAAGGGCTACGCCATAGCCCAGGAGGAGGCAGCGGCGGTGGCCTCGCTCGTCCTCTCCCCAAAGCCTGGAGAGACTGTGGTGGATCTCGCGGCAGCCCCTGGCGGGAAGACGAGTCACATGGCCGAGTTGATGAACAACGAGGGTAAAATCTACGCCTTCGACGTGGATAAGGCCAGAATAAAGCGCATGAACGAGGTGCTCAGACGCACTGGTGTGGAGATAGCCGAGACGATAAGGGCTGACGGGAGAAGGGCCCCTGCTATGCTGGGGGAGGAGATCGCAGATAGGGTGATGCTCGACGCCCCGTGCACGAGCGACGGGACGATAGCGAAAAACCCCGAGCTGAGGTGGCGTCTGCGTGAGAAGAACATTCCCCGGGTGGTGAAGCTCCAGAGGAAGTTAATCGAGAGCGCCTGGAGGCTTCTCAGGCCCGGCGGCAGGATGCTCTACTCCACATGCTCGATGTTCCGTGAGGAGAACGAAGGAGTTGTGGAGTGGTTCCTGAAGGGACACCCCGACGCGAGGCTCGTGCCCCTGGAGGGCCCCTACGATGGGGGCTTTCTGCCGGGGACTATGAGGGCGTGGCCCCACAGGCATAAAACGATAGGATTTTTCTATGCGCTGATAGAAAAGGGGCAGTAA
- a CDS encoding METTL5 family protein, which produces MRKKHLAITLSRLEGFRNPKPELEQYRTPGNVAAELLWLAHSRGDIEDRVVADLGAGTGVLTVGACILGAERVYAVEIDRNAIDVLLGNLESLGLADCVEVVHSDVSEFSGSVDTVVMNPPFGSQNPHADRPFLIKAFEVSDVVYSIHLAKPDVRRFIEAFVRDFNFSITHRVTLPFEIPAQFFFHRKKLERISVDVYRFQRV; this is translated from the coding sequence TTGAGGAAAAAGCATCTGGCCATTACCCTCTCAAGGCTGGAGGGATTTAGAAACCCGAAACCCGAACTTGAACAGTACAGGACGCCGGGAAACGTTGCGGCGGAACTCCTCTGGCTGGCCCACTCCAGGGGGGACATCGAAGATAGGGTCGTGGCGGACCTCGGCGCTGGAACGGGGGTGTTAACAGTCGGTGCCTGTATCCTTGGGGCGGAGAGGGTCTACGCTGTTGAAATCGATCGCAATGCCATCGATGTTCTTCTCGGCAACCTGGAGTCCCTTGGCCTTGCGGACTGTGTCGAGGTGGTGCACTCCGACGTCTCGGAGTTCTCCGGCAGTGTGGACACCGTCGTTATGAACCCCCCGTTTGGGAGCCAGAACCCTCACGCGGACAGGCCGTTTCTGATAAAGGCCTTTGAGGTAAGCGACGTTGTTTACTCCATCCACCTGGCCAAGCCGGATGTCAGACGCTTCATCGAGGCGTTTGTTAGAGACTTCAATTTTTCGATAACACATAGAGTAACTCTTCCTTTTGAGATTCCAGCACAGTTCTTCTTCCACCGGAAGAAGCTGGAGAGGATCTCCGTCGATGTGTATCGGTTCCAACGTGTGTAA